The Labrus mixtus chromosome 16, fLabMix1.1, whole genome shotgun sequence genome window below encodes:
- the LOC132991131 gene encoding ABC-type oligopeptide transporter ABCB9-like, producing the protein MFQLNKKQALAYSCYTWSSCILELALEVAILYYGSHLVVTGQMSSGALISFFIYMLDLGECLENIASVYTGLMQGVGAAEKVSEYLDRTPKHPADGTEAPDTYTGLVEFKNITSTYQTRPETEILKFCSEGCSCVDDCFNPQASV; encoded by the exons ATGTTCCAGCTCAACAAGAAACAAGCCCTGGCCTACTCCTGCTACACGTGGTCCAGCTGT atctTAGAGCTGGCCTTAGAGGTTGCTATTCTCTATTATGGCAGTCACCTTGTAGTAACGGGTCAGATGAGTAGCGGTGCCTTGATATCATTCTTCATATATATGCTGGACTTGGGAGAATGTCTGGAA AATATTGCATCTGTTTACACGGGACTAATGCAAGGAGTGGGAGCAGCTGAGAAGGTTTCTGAATACCTGGATAGAACACCTAAACACCCAGCTGATGGCACAGAGGCTCCAGACACATACACGGGTCTGGTtgagtttaaaaacatcacatctacctaCCAAACACGCCCGGAAACGGAAATTCTCAAGTTTTGTTCAGAGGGATGTAgctgtgttgatgactgttttaaccctcaggcatcagtttaa